From the Hemicordylus capensis ecotype Gifberg chromosome 1, rHemCap1.1.pri, whole genome shotgun sequence genome, the window ATCAGTGGTGTAGCCATCATTGGACGAGGGAGGGGGAATGTCCCTGGGTTTGCCAGAGTTCAGGAGTCAGAAGGGTGCTTTCTTGTGCTCCTCCTCACCCAGCCGGAaaatgaactgccctgagccatttttggaatggtggtatagcaatcaatcaatcaatcactcaatcaaataaataaaggaagcatTTGCTGGCAGGGTGAGTCAGACACACAGCCCTTCGTCCTCTgccagctggtgaacaaagagCTAGCCAGCTAGCCATAAATGGACTGAGCGAGGGAGAGGAGACAAGTACCTAGCCGGCCAGTACTTTGTTTGGAACAAAGTGTTGTAagccaccattgcacaaggcAACTGTTCAACTGTCAAATGCAGTTGGGAAGTGGCTCCTAAAGTCCAGCTTGCATCTGCTTgcatccctcctcctccattaGAAACTGAAGCTTAATCAAGATAAGGCAGAGATGCTGGTGATCAGAAAGCAAGCTGATTAAGGAGAGAGGCTCAGCCTGTTCTTGACTGGATAGCATTCCCTCTGAAAAAGCAAGTGTGCAGTCTgggagcagtggtgctcttacatctggactttggggccaaggtccagtgcctccacacctcctgccccccccaatcctctttagactgtcctgggtggtgtagtcacTGCTGACCTGCATTGTGCTGGGCGGATGAGTGTGATTAtaacctgtgctgggtgctttagagacaaagcagggagtggggaaagaaaaatgtgagatggggatatgttaagttgtgtgttgaaaggtttctgctattacacatttgcataaatataccccatgtgttaaaaatgctgtgtcacggtgtgtgtgtaggggaatgttGATTAACTTGCAGCGGGAGCGGGGGCCTCAAGTTATTCTACCCAAGGAATTTTGAATGGTGTCGCTACCAGTAGCTGTAACACCATAAACATtatgaatgattaaaatgaaacaaaattattGCAATTAATAAAATTTTTGCAAATGACTGAAATTTGATAAAATCCATAAGGTTCATCTCATGCAGGCATGGTATCATTTCTCTATGCTCCCAACTTTTCTTGCAGATCCTGAACAAGATTGGCTGCAAAGGCAAAAGGTTCGTAAAGAGGCCATGAACTTTACCTGTCTGAACAAGAATCTCTCAagttcaaaatggagactgaagtcTGAGGTTGCCAGACAGCTCTTTGTGGTCGAGAATTACAAGCTGATCTACTGTGAAGTTCCCAAGGTGGGTTGCACCAACTGGAAGAAAATCCTTCTGCTCCTTACACTCAACTTGAGCAGGGATCCCTCTGACATAAATGGAGACACAATCCATTACACACATCTTCTAAAGAGGTTGAGTTCATACCCTTCCGAAAAGCAAGTTGAACTTATGAACAATTACACTAAAATAATATTCATCAGGCATCCTCTAGAAAGATTGGTCTCTGCATACAGAGACAAGTTCTACCATTCAGAGCCGTATTACGCCTCGATAGCAAATCGGATCAAGGCTTTGTCCAGAGGGGGAAATAATTCAACAGGGCAAGTAACTTTCCAAGAATTTGTAAAGTTTGTTTTGTCAGAGCAGATCAAATATATGGACATCCACTGGAAGCCAATGTTTATGCTCTGTGATCCCTGCAACATTCACTATAACATTGTGGGGAAGTACGAAACCCTGGAGCAAGATGTTAAACATGTTCTTCGGAGAATCCGAGCTCCAGATCATCTCTCCTATCCAGATACGAAGCGGATTAGTACAGATAAACGGACTAATGTGAATATCACTTCAACATACTTCATGGAATTGAgttgggacaaattatggaagaTCAAAGAGCTTTACCGGGTAGATTTATCTTTGTTTAACTATATCTTCTACTTAACAAATCAAACTTTACCATAAGGGTCAATCGTATTTCCCTCCTTTGGCTCCCCTTACCTTCAAAGGGATGCTGGGCATTTGCTGgagaaagggccttttctgtgtTAGCACCCCATTTCTGGAATTTCCTTCCTAGGAAGGTTTGCCTGGTGCTTTCTTTCTTATCATTTAGGCCCCACCCTGTTCACCTGAGCCTTTGATTAACATGAGTGTTTTTCTACTAGTGGTACTCTGCTCCTATTATTCTGTGTGGTTGATTTTATTAGCTCTATTGTTTGATTTTAACATGGTTCTGGTTGGTTCTAATTATTCTTGTGATTTTCATTTGTATGTAAATCATCTTGAGGACTTTTATAGTAGAAAGACAGGATACacattttaataaattaaaataaactctgaacaaataaaatatttatttattacattccttaccaccctatccaaaggctctgggtggtgaacaacaaaaacaacaaccatttaaaacaattgaattaatataaaacaaatgtaaaggtaaagtgtgccatcgagttggtgttgactcctggcgaccacagagccctgtggttgtctttggtagaattcaggaggggtttaccatttcctcctcccatgcagtataagatgatgcctttcagaatctttctatattgctgctgcccgatatgggtgtttcccaaaccagtggggattcaaaccggcaacttctggcttgataatagagtcattttcctgctgtgccattaaatttaaaaacaattaaaaaccatttaaggcaagttaaaaacatttaagtacaatttaaaaaccttggaaggccaaacgaaacaaataggtttttagggctctcttgaaggccaacaatgagtctAAACTATGAATTTCTGCAGGAAatgcatttcacagcccaggagcagctacaaagaaggcctggttccaagtcaccaccaatgtaccagtagtaactggagacggacctcttcagatgacctcaatgtgtagtggggatcatacagaagaaggtgttcttttCTGTATGATCCGGCAACCTGGACCTAAGGTAGCCTGGATGGACCTAAGCCCAgaaatgcacctaggtaattttggagcctagacctaaaggcctttggagcccctgcccccgctgcaagttaagcatcatttttttaacacataggttcttgagggcacaaaacacaccacccaggatagtcTAAATATGATTtgtggggccccagggggtgtgaaggccctggactttggccccaaagtccaggggtaagagcgcctctgcctaaGCCATAAGGTAACttggatctaagccattcagggctttaaaggaaataaccaacactttgtattttgcccagaaacatatcagcagccagtgcaactgtttaagggcaggcataatatggtctctctggattcccccagagaccagtctggctgctgcattttgaactaactgaagtttccgaaccatgtacaaaggggtttggataacttcatggaggagaagtctatcaatggctactagtttgagggctacaGGCGGTGGCctccaattgcaggggagtaacagaaggggagagggcatgcgctgagctcctgcctgtaggcttccagttgcatctggtgggccactgtgtgaaataagatgctggacttgatgggccttgggcctgatccagtagggctgttcttatgggttgCATCATCTGATTATTGGTTCAATGCGATACACagccccaggggcatagctacagttgaacaaggggggacaaatgtccctgggcccctgagggatgaggcccctgctgactgggtgatagcttgctctttgctctccccctcactcctctctgaaaaaggtggcaaaaaggttggagggggcagggccagtgttccctctaacagggattcccagatgttgttgacgacaactcccacaatccccagctgcaatggattttgctttgggattatgggagttgtagtccacaactcAGCCGCccggtgcagtgtgggccagtggtgtggcaaccacaccatccaggaaagactaaagaggatttggggagaccccagggggtgtggaggccctggacttcggcccagaagtccaggggtaagagtgcctctgcttgtgTGCATGAATTGTGTGTATTGTACATAGCTTGGCTGCCGATTATGGTACTTCCCTCTCCAGACAAACACTGCATTTCTGTGAGCAGTGTGACTGGAAAGTGCTGTGCAAGGGAAGGATTTCTGACTTGCTTCTGGCACTTGGAACCATGTTCTGAGAAGTTCTTTTGAATGCATTAAGAAGGGCTACAGAAACAATCCATTTCCCTTTTGAATGTGTCATAGTTCAATGCAGCATATTATGGAAAAGCAGATAGAAAGCAATGATGGACTCTAAAATACACAATCAATTATCCAACAGTAGAAGTGTCAAAGAACTGAAGGAAACTTGTGATCATCTTTCCAACTTGGAACAGAAGGTTCCTTTTCCTCTCAGATATCAGCAAAATGATCAACTTAACACACAGCTGGAGAGCTATAGAATATAAAGTGTCAGGATTCTGCATATTCATTGTATCTTAGGCAGCATCACACATCACCCCACGTCTCTTTCATTGCTGGGTACTGTTTTTCAAATGGAACAGTTTTCTCCCACATTTGAAAAGCACCCCCAGATGCAAGATTAACATTAAGGACTGGTTCACATGCCTGTTCTAAAGTTGGCTCTGCGCGAATCTAGAGATTCCTGTGgttgtgtgttagggatgtgcacgaaatggattttgcattttgtttcgagctcaaaacgaaatgcaagtggccaaaacattttgctgAACTAGTGGTTGTACTGGCTGTTTCGACAGAACAaagctcaaaatgtttcaagagtttcggccatagagaacaatggggaaattctacagatcccattgttccccatgggtcaCTCCTAGGTTCGccaaagtgtgttgggtggtagtgcatgatgggtgctacctaccacccaacccacaaaataaatgggcaagtgggagatttttaacaaaagtttaaCCTTGCTGCAACCagatgtgatggccaccaagctagatgggtttaaaaggggattagacaaattcatggagaatagggcaatcaatggctactagtttggatagcTGCATATTTCCATGAGgatcagagggggaatgcccctGAACACTAGGTGCTAGGGATCACTAATCGGAGGGGgcattgccctctttcccccgctTGTGGGCTTTCTAGATGCACTTGGCCTGcgtaaagcaggatgctggaatagatgagtcttttgcctgatccagcaaggcttttcttatgttcttaataaacTTGACACATAAATCTGGATGTTACTATTATATTTCCTTGGTAGATTGATCAACTTTGTTCAATATATTTTCTTCAATTTAAGTTAATTCATTTATAGAATTTGCTGAGCAGCAATGGTTCTTGGTGTGAAAAGTTCATGTGACAGAACCAGATTGTGTTCAGGAAAATAAACTTTGAAAATCTTAATTCATTTTGATCTAATATTAACTAATTGCCATTTTAAGCTTTTGcacgtattatttatttatttattattttaaaaattatactgcccttccaaaaggctcagggcggtttacattaaaacaccattaaaattaatttgcaaaacaaaaattataaactacataaaataataattaaccattaaaacatcacaaaacaccaattaaatagccaaaacaatttaaaaacaagttttaaaaagctgagaaagtttggttaaagagatgtgttttcagttgtttcttaaaaattgccagagatggggaggctcgtatcttattagggagcgcattccacaatcttggggcagcagctgagaaggcccgtctctgtgtagccaccaaacgagttggtggcaactggagatggacctcctcagaagacctcagtgggcggtggggcttgtactgaaggagacgttctcttaaatacccagggcctaagccatttagggctttgtaagttataactagcactttgtattttgcccggaaacctactggcagccagtgtagcttcatcaacagaggagtaatgtggtctctccgagatgacccagagaccaacctggctgccgcattctgaaccaactgaagtttctggactacgtacaaaggcagccccacatagagcgcattacagaagtccagtctggaggttaccaacaaatgtaccactgttttgaggtcactgatctcgagaaacgggggcagctggagtatcagccggagctgatagaaagcacccctggccaccgcctcaacctgagaaaccagggagaggtgtgaatccagaagtactcccagactgtgaacctgttccttttggggaaatgtgaccccatttagaacaggcagatctaaattgTCTCTAGAGTCCTGACCCCgcccaataagtacctccgtcttatctggattcagcttcagtttattctccctcatccagcacattactgcttccaggcaggcatttagggaggatatgccaactcctgaagaggttgacatggagaaatagatctgggtgtcatcagcatactggcaacacccagctccaaatcccctgatgatctctcccagcggtttcatgtagatgttaaaaagcattggacaaagtatggagccttgggggacaccatacttaagctcagattttgaagagcaacaatctccaatcaataccatctggaatctgtctgagaggtaggagcggaaccactgtaaaaccacTGAgggtgcctcccaccctcaacattctcagacattccagaaggatactatggtcgatagtatcgaaagccacctagagatccaaaaggaccaacagagtcacacttactCTGTctgttcccaattggagatcatccatcaggccaaccacagcagtctccaccccatagcctgccccaaaaccagtttgaaatgggtctagataatcagtttcatccatgAACgattggagctgagaggccaccaccctctcagtcatcttgcccaaccataggaGATTGGAaaaaggcctataattgctcagctctgaggggtctaatgcaggcttctttagaagtggtctaataattgcctccttaagacaaggaggcatcctgccttccctcagagaagcatttataatttccaccaggccaactacaacagtctccctgctagattggacaagggtcaagagaacaggtggtaggcctcatcgccccaagcagcttgtccacatcctcaggagtcacaaacggaaactgatccagtcgaatcacataagaggaatagttggacacctccagttcagacaccaaattaattgtggagtctccatctaagttggcccaaatccaagagattttatctgcgaaaaactctttaaacacatcacagtgggtaactgatgattccaaattctggttcaagggagggggggcagatactagtcccctcacaaccctgaacaactccgctggacgtgaactcgcagaggcaatacgggcagaaaagaactgcttctttgccgcacgtattgcctgagcatagatctttagacgtgctctatgtcgcaatctaaCAAATAAAATGAACCCTTGTGGGCAAGGCACAAAAATGCAGAGGCACAGTGGAACGTAAAGAAATACTACATATAATCTCAAACTGAAGGCATCCAGAAATCAGCAGCAAAAAAATACAACAATGTAGACTGTTACAAACTCCTCAATGGCAAAAAAGCACTCCCAAAAGAAAAATAGTACAAACACTGGTAATGTTAACAAACTGATGTAAAGCTGCTGGTGCCAGTTTGCTGAAAGTCCATCCTCCAACATGAAGAGGTAATCCCCTTTGCGTAGACCTTGGAAAATCTGGAAACTTTGCACTGGAATCTTGAAGCTTGAAAGAAGACTTGAAACTTAAAAAACTTGAcagactccctagatcagggattctcaaacttgggtcctcaggtgttattggacttcaactcccataatccccagcctcagtggcctttggttggggattatgggagttgaagtccaataacacctgaggacccaagtttgagaatcactgccctaGATGATAGTCTGTTTCACATACATCTTCATCAGAAGTTCCTAATGTCTATACATCAATGAACATTAAAATATAACATCAACAGTGCAAAGAACAACATGatatatatataatgcaaatgcagccacaccAACCTTATTTGAGGAAAAGCCTTGTCATAAGAGCAGCACGAAAGTGCCTGCAGAAACACGTTATAATCCTTCATGAGCAAACTAAAACTTGGAGTTAAATACTCTCTACAAAACTCAATTAATCACATGTGGGGTGAAAATAATTAGCCAGCTGGACTCATCTTCATACCCCCTCATCTTAAAGAAACAACCATTTCCAGAAAGCCATAGGAATGCATCTCATGGGCTCTTAAATGCTGTAAGGTTCTCTCCAAGGGAAGATCCTACCAAATATATGAAAAAGCCTTATCACTAAACGCCGCACCAAAGTGCCTGCTAAAAATGCTAGACCCTCTTAATGGGCTTAACCATGGAGTAAAATACTCTCCACATATATCAATCAGTAACATGATGGGTGGAAATGTGAAGCCAGCTGGACTAATCCTCATACCCTCTAATTATAAGCCAAACACAATCACAAAACACACCTACCAAAAATAATACATGAAATGGGCCCATACATGAAGTGAAATACTCTCAAACGGAGAATCCTATGTGTATCCCTTAGAACAGCACAGGGAGATCAAAGTTACATTGGAATCAAACCGAAGGTAAGAGGAATTCTTCCACAAAATATAGCACCACTGGGGCAGCCAATCTTCtatattaagacctggagcaccTGAACTACAAGGTCTTCTACACTGAATATGCACTTCAATATGCAGgcgcgcagttgggaagcgacgccgggccaggaggcaggctcggcgtcgctctgcagcctgcactccgtcctcggcgggcgatccaccgccgccgctcgggccacgctacagcatcgccgccacgccagccaccgccgcactcggcgggccacGGGCGACCCACCGCT encodes:
- the LOC128352202 gene encoding carbohydrate sulfotransferase 8-like, translating into MKKVFRNVFILLFTSSLLAIFLQIFYQRLTEKIDPEQDWLQRQKVRKEAMNFTCLNKNLSSSKWRLKSEVARQLFVVENYKLIYCEVPKVGCTNWKKILLLLTLNLSRDPSDINGDTIHYTHLLKRLSSYPSEKQVELMNNYTKIIFIRHPLERLVSAYRDKFYHSEPYYASIANRIKALSRGGNNSTGQVTFQEFVKFVLSEQIKYMDIHWKPMFMLCDPCNIHYNIVGKYETLEQDVKHVLRRIRAPDHLSYPDTKRISTDKRTNVNITSTYFMELSWDKLWKIKELYRVDLSLFNYIFYLTNQTLP